The Cynocephalus volans isolate mCynVol1 chromosome 2, mCynVol1.pri, whole genome shotgun sequence genome window below encodes:
- the SPRY4 gene encoding protein sprouty homolog 4, which translates to MEPPIPQSVPLTPSSVMVQPLLDSRMPHSRLQHPLTILPIDQMKTSHVENDYIDNPGLAPPSGPKRTRGGAPELAPTPARCEQDVTHHWISFSGRPSSVSSSSSTSSDQRLLDHMAPPPVAEQASPRAVRIQPKVVHCKPLDLKGPAVPPELDKHFLLCEACGKCKCKECASPRTLPSCWVCNQECLCSAQTLVNYGTCMCLVQGIFYHCTNEDDEGSCADHPCSCSRSNCCARWSFMGALSLVLPCLLCYLPATGCVKLAQRGYDRLRRPGCRCKHTNSVICKAASGDAKASRPDKPF; encoded by the coding sequence ATGGAGCCCCCGATCCCACAGAGCGTCCCCTTGACTCCCAGCTCAGTCATGGTCCAGCCCCTTCTTGACAGCCGGATGCCCCACAGCCGGCTCCAACACCCACTCACCATCCTACCTATTGACCAGATGAAGACCAGCCACGTGGAGAACGACTACATAGACAACCCTGGCCTGGCCCCCCCCAGCGGCCCTAAGCGGACCCGGGGTGGGGCTCCGGAGTTGGCACCAACACCTGCCCGCTGTGAACAGGATGTCACCCACCACTGGATCTCCTTCAGCGGGCGCCCCAGCTctgtgagcagcagcagcagcacatcCTCCGATCAGAGGCTCTTAGACCACATGGCACCACCACCCGTGGCTGAGCAGGCCTCACCGAGGGCTGTACGCATCCAGCCCAAGGTGGTCCACTGCAAACCGCTGGACCTCAAGGGCCCTGCAGTCCCACCAGAACTGGACAAGCACTTCTTGCTGTGTGAGGCTTGTGGGAAGTGTAAATGCAAAGAGTGTGCGTCCCCCCGGACGTTGCCCTCCTGCTGGGTCTGCAACCAGGAGTGCCTGTGCTCAGCCCAGACCCTGGTCAACTATGGCACATGCATGTGCCTGGTGCAGGGCATCTTCTACCACTGCACCAATGAGGACGATGAGGGCTCCTGCGCAGACcatccctgctcctgctcccgcTCAAACTGCTGCGCCCGCTGGTCGTTCATGGGCGCCCTCTCCCTGGTGCTGCCCTGCCTCCTCTGCTACCTACCTGCTACCGGCTGTGTGAAGCTGGCCCAGCGTGGCTACGACCGCCTGCGCCGCCCTGGTTGCCGCTGCAAGCACACGAACAGCGTCATCTGCAAGGCAGCCAGCGGGGACGCCAAAGCCAGCAGACCCGACAAGCCTTTCTGA